From the genome of Flavobacterium ovatum, one region includes:
- a CDS encoding response regulator, which produces MTSQNSEKPILLVEDNPVDIDLTLRAFAAKKIANQIQVARDGEEALKYFDRWDNGEPKPIVILLDLNMPKVNGLEVLKNLKSHPEFKTIPVVILTTSSESIDLKTAYELGVNSYIVKPVNFEKFLDVVGHIDLYWRLTNKTL; this is translated from the coding sequence ATGACCTCACAAAATAGCGAAAAACCTATCCTACTTGTAGAAGACAACCCTGTCGACATCGATCTAACTTTGCGCGCTTTTGCTGCAAAAAAAATTGCAAATCAAATTCAAGTAGCCCGAGATGGTGAAGAAGCTTTAAAATATTTTGATCGATGGGATAATGGAGAACCAAAGCCAATTGTCATATTACTTGATTTAAATATGCCTAAAGTTAATGGTCTAGAAGTACTTAAAAATCTAAAATCGCATCCGGAATTTAAAACTATTCCAGTAGTTATTTTAACCACTTCATCCGAATCTATAGATTTGAAAACAGCTTATGAATTGGGAGTTAATTCGTATATTGTAAAACCAGTTAACTTTGAAAAATTTCTAGATGTTGTAGGTCATATTGATTTATACTGGAGATTAACCAATAAAACGCTATAA